Within the Rosa rugosa chromosome 2, drRosRugo1.1, whole genome shotgun sequence genome, the region ACTTCTGATATTCATACATCTTCTCTATCAATTGCATGCAGCATCCTTTTTTAACTGGGAAAGAAGTGGAATCTCAGAATTCTGCCGTCATGGTTGGTGTTGAATGTGGTCATACAATTTGTTATGGTTATTTTTTCACTattttattgctttcttttcataaatatatattgtgtgtgtttatatatggACATTCAGTGGCATTTAATTTGCTGTATTGAAATTGGAACTGCATTCCTGTCAACGGTGTGATGAAGTTATAAATCCCATCATGGAACAGGAAGTAGAAGTGGCATCCTCATTTTGCCAAACAAAATCTGACGAAATTGATAGCATGTGGGACGATGATGCAAACTCCAATTTTGTATCCAATCCAGCAAGTGGCGGAACTAGAAAATTGATTGTGCAGGGAGCCATTAAACAAGTGTTTTCAAAAATTTTTAAATTCTTTAAGAGGTCGAGAAGAACTACAAGAAACGGACTGGCGAAGGGTGAGTTCAGCATTGCATCTATCAAGGTCGCCACACACAACTTTTCTGAGGAAAATATGATCGGACAAGGGGGATTTGGACCTGTTTATAAGGTAATTAAGGTTTAGATAATGGAACCTTTAttaatcaaataaataaaattttgcaagttgtttttccttttgagaCATTTCTATACTTTGGTTTATCCATTCAGGGAAAATTGGTGACCGGACAAGAAGTAGCTGTGAAAAGCCTTTCATCATCTTCACTTCAAGGAGATAAGGAGTTTAAGAATGAACTGAGACTCATGCAGAAACTCCAACATAGAAACATTATTCAGATATTAGGATTTTGCATTCATGGTGGCGGAAGATTTATAATATACGAGTACATGGCAAACACAAGTTTAAACAACCATTTATTTGGTGGGGGACTTTAATCTTTAGTAACTTGACTTTAACTATATTTTCAAGAAATGATATCTCTGTGGATCTGATGTTTTTAACTACATATCTCTGTGGTTCATCCAGTGACTTGCTACTAGATTGGAATAAGCGTTTCAACATAATTGAAGGAATTGCTCAAGGATTGGTCTACTTGCACAAATACTCCAGATTGAGAGTAATTCATAGAGATATAAAAGCCAGTAATGTTCTACTGGATGCACAAATGAATCCCAAAATTGCTGATTTTGGTTTAGCAAAAATTTTTGCAGATGATGAAGAGACAGTAAAAATTACGGGAATTTGTGGGACAATGTAAGTAAACAATTTACCATTAATCCGTCTGTGGTCAATTTTGGTtgctaatacatgtatatatgCGCTAAATGCTTTCCCTTTTCCTTTGGTGCAGCGGTTACATGCCTCCCGAGTACCTCATAACAGGCATCCTTTCCATGAAAACCGATGTCTACAGTTATGGAGTGTTAATGCTTGAAATCATAAGTGGTAACAAAAATTTCAATGCTGACGGCAATTATTTGGTAAAAGATGTATGTGATTTACTACAATTGTTCATCATTACATATATCTTGTTTAAGCTGTAAGATTCAATCATCTGTTATTCTAAATGAACTGATAGTTTTGTTTATTCATCAGGCACGGCAGTTATGGCAAAAAGGTGCAGGGCTACAACTAGTGGATCCAAAACTGGAAGTTTCTCGTATTAACAAACATCAACTGTTAAGATGCATCCATGTTGGTCTCCTGTGCAcggaagaaaatgaagatgacCGGCCCAGCATGTCAGATGCGATATCTATGTTGAAAAATGAAGTGCCTTTGCCTGAACCAACAATGCTAGCATTTTCTAGATACAGTAATCTGACTACTGCTAGTATAGATAGAAACGGAACGGAAACTATGTCCATAAATGGTTCATCAATACTTGGCCAAAATATTAGCTTACCAATAAACAGTATGACGAATTCCGACTTTAGTGGATGTTAAGCCTGCATTGGTATATGGGATCCTGTTTTTGTCAAGAATCCAAGCTAGATAACCAAGGAGATCCATTAGCTCTTGTATTAAAAGATATGAAATTATGGTTGTAATGTCCAAAATATGTGATTCTTAATGTAGGAGATCGACCTTGCTATGTCTATTGTTATATATGCGTACTGCTTGTGCTGCGATGCTATCCCAATAGCGGGAGTCCCATTTTCTATCAAAATTCCTTCTCACCAATTTTGAAGAAACacagtaaataaaataaaactcatTATTTTGTGGCAGAGATGCatgaaaactgaaaagataAAAGAGCCTGGCTTTCATTAACATGGCAATAGACCGGCTCATACATTTCTGTTACCATCGAACTGGAAGTACTGGTAGCTTAACAGTACAAGTAGTTCTTGGCAAATCTGAAGGTGCTAGACATTCCCACCGGAAAAGTTTGATCACAGATCCCAGCTCCTCTCTTATTTTCATAGCCTGGATTATCAAATAATGAGAACCTTTCTTCAGCAACCAAATACAACCCAACATCTTCTGCTATTTTCACTAATTTCCACTCACTAAAAGGATATGTTGTCTTGTGAGTCACATGAATCTCTCCATCTGTAGTCAGCATTTCACGTGCACTAATGAAGAACCTCCTGACCAAATTCTTATGGAACCTGAAAAATGCACCATACACGCAGTTGACATATATTAGAAACAAGAGTATATCCAACCCAAAAACAATTGGAAATGAACAAGTGAAGAGGCTCTAGAGAACATGTGTTGTATAATAAATCTACCAAATTTGAGTTGCGTTACGCTCAGAAGAAGAGGAACCATCCATGTATCCCGCGTGTGGAAAATTATAGATTATGCGATCAAACCTCATGAAGAAGAGGTTAGGATGATAACGCATGACACGGGCATCGAC harbors:
- the LOC133731111 gene encoding cysteine-rich receptor-like protein kinase 15, which translates into the protein MEQEVEVASSFCQTKSDEIDSMWDDDANSNFVSNPASGGTRKLIVQGAIKQVFSKIFKFFKRSRRTTRNGLAKGEFSIASIKVATHNFSEENMIGQGGFGPVYKGKLVTGQEVAVKSLSSSSLQGDKEFKNELRLMQKLQHRNIIQILGFCIHGGGRFIIYDDLLLDWNKRFNIIEGIAQGLVYLHKYSRLRVIHRDIKASNVLLDAQMNPKIADFGLAKIFADDEETVKITGICGTIGYMPPEYLITGILSMKTDVYSYGVLMLEIISGNKNFNADGNYLVKDARQLWQKGAGLQLVDPKLEVSRINKHQLLRCIHVGLLCTEENEDDRPSMSDAISMLKNEVPLPEPTMLAFSRYSNLTTASIDRNGTETMSINGSSILGQNISLPINSMTNSDFSGC